The following coding sequences are from one Chelonoidis abingdonii isolate Lonesome George chromosome 4, CheloAbing_2.0, whole genome shotgun sequence window:
- the LMO1 gene encoding rhombotin-1 isoform X2, which yields MVLDKEDGVPMLSVQPKGKQKGCAGCNRKIKDRYLLKALDKYWHEDCLKCACCDCRLGEVGSTLYTKANLILCRRDYLRLFGTTGNCAACSKLIPAFEMVMRARDNVYHLDCFACQLCNQRFCVGDKFFLKNNMILCQMDYEEGQLNGSFESQVQ from the exons gTGTGCCGATGTTATCTGTACAACCAAAAGGGAAACAGAAAGGCTGTGCTGGCTGCAACCGAAAGATCAAGGACCGCTACCTTCTGAAGGCCTTGGATAAATATTGGCATGAAGATTGTCTAAAATGTGCCTGCTGTGACTGCCGTCTTGGAGAGGTTGGATCAACTCTTTACACAAAAGCAAATCTCATTCTGTGCCGCAGAGATTACCTGAG GCTCTTTGGTACCACCGGGAATTGCGCTGCCTGCAGTAAACTGATCCCTGCCTTTGAGATGGTGATGAGGGCCAGAGATAATGTTTACCATTTGGACTGCTTTGCCTGCCAACTCTGCAACCAGAG attttGCGTGGGAGACAAATTTTTCCTGAAGAACAACATGATCTTGTGTCAGATGGACTATGAGGAAGGGCAACTGAATGGAAGTTTTGAGTCCCAAGTTCAATAA
- the LMO1 gene encoding rhombotin-1 isoform X1 — protein sequence MMVLDKEDGVPMLSVQPKGKQKGCAGCNRKIKDRYLLKALDKYWHEDCLKCACCDCRLGEVGSTLYTKANLILCRRDYLRLFGTTGNCAACSKLIPAFEMVMRARDNVYHLDCFACQLCNQRFCVGDKFFLKNNMILCQMDYEEGQLNGSFESQVQ from the exons gTGTGCCGATGTTATCTGTACAACCAAAAGGGAAACAGAAAGGCTGTGCTGGCTGCAACCGAAAGATCAAGGACCGCTACCTTCTGAAGGCCTTGGATAAATATTGGCATGAAGATTGTCTAAAATGTGCCTGCTGTGACTGCCGTCTTGGAGAGGTTGGATCAACTCTTTACACAAAAGCAAATCTCATTCTGTGCCGCAGAGATTACCTGAG GCTCTTTGGTACCACCGGGAATTGCGCTGCCTGCAGTAAACTGATCCCTGCCTTTGAGATGGTGATGAGGGCCAGAGATAATGTTTACCATTTGGACTGCTTTGCCTGCCAACTCTGCAACCAGAG attttGCGTGGGAGACAAATTTTTCCTGAAGAACAACATGATCTTGTGTCAGATGGACTATGAGGAAGGGCAACTGAATGGAAGTTTTGAGTCCCAAGTTCAATAA